Part of the Bacteriovorax stolpii genome, CTTGCACTTTTGCCCCTACGGCTGTTAAAATCTTTGCATAGAGGTCGGGTATTCGACCGTGGTGCACAAAGCGGAGGCTTTAACAGTGAAAATCAAAACTACTAGATTTGGCGAACTAGAAGTCGACAAAAAAGACATTATTGAGTTTACAGAAGGTTTACTCGGTTTTGAAAACCTAAAAAAATTCTTCATCGTTGATCCAGGTGATCAAACGCTTATTCTTTGGCTTCAATCGACTGATGATGCAGCTACTGCATTTCCAATCATCGAACCAAAAATTTTCCAACCTAACTACATGGTAAAACTTCTTCCAGTTGAACTTAACAGTTTAGCACTAGAAAATTTATCAAATGCAAGCGTGTACACAGTGCTTACTATCCCACAAAACGTTACTGAAATGTCAGCGAACCTAAAAGCGCCGATCATCATCAATAACAAAACAAAGATGGCAAGACAGATCGTTCTTCAAGATTCAAAACTAGAAGTTCGTTTCAAAATGTACATGGATCTTAAGAAGTATATCGTTAACTACTCTACGAATGCTTCAGATGATTCTAAGAGAACTAACGTTGCTCAAGCAGCTAGAGACAATGGGACAACTGTTGTTTCAACAAACACAGCGAACACGACAACAAAAACGAATTCTCCAGAAGCTAACTAATCCATCATTAAAATTTGATATAAAAAAGGCTCCTCATGGGAGCCTTTTTTATTTGTGCTTAATCGTTTTAATAATTTTACAGGCGAGTTTCTGTCGCAGTCTTAGAAAGGTTCATATACATGCTGGCCTCAGCGTGAAATGGATCCTTAATCAGAACCTTCTCCCACTCCGCCTGAGCTTCAAGAACATTCCCGTTTCCGTAATGGATCACCCCAAGAGCAATGCGCGCTGGAGCGAAGTTTGGCTCTTCGTTTTTAAGGTTTCTAAGCTCTTCAATCGCTTTAGCAACGAAGCCTTTTTTCGCGTAAACCTTAGCGATTTTAATACGTGCGTCCAGGTTTTCCGGATCAAGGCCTACCACTTTATTAAACTCAAAGAGAGCTTCATCGTAGCGGTTA contains:
- the fliW gene encoding flagellar assembly protein FliW; this encodes MKIKTTRFGELEVDKKDIIEFTEGLLGFENLKKFFIVDPGDQTLILWLQSTDDAATAFPIIEPKIFQPNYMVKLLPVELNSLALENLSNASVYTVLTIPQNVTEMSANLKAPIIINNKTKMARQIVLQDSKLEVRFKMYMDLKKYIVNYSTNASDDSKRTNVAQAARDNGTTVVSTNTANTTTKTNSPEAN